A genomic window from Acinetobacter lwoffii includes:
- a CDS encoding niacin transporter NiaP: MDLVSRIQRLPIGRFHYTLLVVIGLGWMFDAMDTGLISFILAKMAEDWQMTADQKSWVVSIGFVGMAIGAICSGGLADRFGRKTVFAATLVIYSLATAACAFAPDLTWLLVFRFIVGLGLGGQLPVAVTLVSEYIPAHVRGRFIVLLESFWGLGWLVAALVSRFIIPDFGWQTAFMIGGLPALYAIVIWKMVPESIPFLINRGRIEEASALVKKIERQCGVQVYEIFEVKPVAEKQNISFSQLWSGIFARRTLMLWLIWFGIIFSYYGIFTWLPSLLVKEGYSIVQSFEYVLIMILAQLPGYLVAAWLVEKLGRKPTLAGFIGMCAISAYFFGQSGSVTEIVIWGCLMSFFNLGAWGVLYTYTPEQYPTNIRAFGSGWAGAVGRIGGIAAPFAVTHLMGMPNGFSYVFTMFTAVLVAVAIVILVLGEETKGKTLESMGL, encoded by the coding sequence ATGGATTTAGTTTCTCGCATACAACGCTTACCGATTGGTAGGTTTCACTACACCTTGCTGGTGGTGATTGGACTGGGCTGGATGTTTGATGCGATGGATACCGGATTGATTTCCTTTATCCTGGCCAAAATGGCTGAAGACTGGCAGATGACTGCCGATCAAAAAAGCTGGGTGGTGTCGATCGGTTTTGTCGGCATGGCGATCGGGGCGATTTGTTCAGGTGGCCTGGCAGACCGTTTTGGCCGTAAAACAGTCTTTGCTGCGACCCTGGTCATTTATAGCCTGGCCACTGCAGCTTGTGCTTTTGCACCGGATCTGACCTGGCTGCTGGTATTCCGTTTTATCGTCGGTTTGGGCTTGGGTGGTCAGCTACCCGTGGCCGTAACGCTGGTCAGTGAATATATTCCTGCGCATGTACGTGGCCGTTTTATTGTCTTGCTGGAAAGTTTTTGGGGGCTGGGCTGGCTGGTCGCGGCGCTAGTATCGCGCTTTATCATTCCAGATTTTGGCTGGCAAACCGCTTTCATGATTGGTGGCCTGCCTGCGCTGTATGCCATCGTGATCTGGAAAATGGTGCCGGAATCTATTCCTTTCCTGATTAACCGTGGCCGTATAGAGGAAGCTTCGGCACTGGTGAAAAAGATTGAGCGTCAATGTGGCGTTCAAGTCTATGAAATTTTTGAAGTGAAACCGGTCGCAGAGAAGCAGAATATTTCATTTTCCCAGTTATGGTCGGGTATCTTTGCGCGCCGTACGCTTATGCTCTGGCTGATCTGGTTCGGTATTATCTTTTCCTATTATGGCATCTTTACCTGGTTGCCAAGTTTACTGGTCAAAGAAGGCTATAGCATTGTCCAGTCTTTTGAATATGTGCTGATTATGATTCTGGCGCAGTTGCCCGGTTATCTGGTGGCGGCATGGCTGGTCGAAAAACTCGGTCGTAAGCCGACTTTGGCCGGCTTTATTGGCATGTGCGCGATTTCTGCCTATTTCTTTGGTCAGTCGGGTAGTGTTACTGAAATCGTGATTTGGGGCTGTCTGATGTCCTTCTTTAATCTGGGTGCCTGGGGCGTACTCTATACTTATACGCCGGAACAATATCCGACCAATATCCGTGCCTTTGGTTCAGGCTGGGCCGGGGCTGTTGGCCGGATTGGCGGTATCGCGGCACCTTTTGCTGTAACCCATCTGATGGGTATGCCGAATGGCTTTAGCTATGTCTTTACCATGTTTACGGCAGTTCTGGTCGCTGTCGCGATTGTGATTCTGGTCTTGGGTGAAGAAACCAAAGGCAAGACCCTCGAATCGATGGGCTTATAA
- the parC gene encoding DNA topoisomerase IV subunit A: MTSLAHHATENRSVAEFTEQAYLNYAMYVIMDRALPHISDGLKPVQRRIVYAMSELGLKWTSKPKKSARTVGDVLGKYHPHGDSACYEAMVLMAQPFSYRYPFIEGQGNWGSPDDPKSFAAMRYTEAKLSQYSELLLSELGQGTCEWQDNFDGSMKEPVNLPARVPNILLNGTTGIAVGMATDIPPHNLREVVKGTIALIRNPNLTDEKIAEYIPAPDLPTKAEIITPPAELLKIQTTGRGSYRMRAVYSVDKNEIIITELPYQVSGSKIITQIADQMQAKKLPLVSDVRDESDHVNPTRLVIVLRSNRIDAESVMSHLFATTDLESSYRVNMNMIGADGRPQVKSIRRILLEWIEIRKTTVTRRLQYHLNKIEKRLHILGGLIIAYLNIDEVIQIIREEDQPKPVLMQRFNIDEIQAEAILELKLRHLAKLEEMEMRREQEELEAKAAVIREQLANPESLKSLIISELKDDAKKFGDDRRSSIVQRAEAAAINETEMLPADPVTVVLSEAGWIRCAKGHEVDAENLNFRAGDQYLSHAQGKSNQRVYVLDDTGRSYALAINTLPSARGLGEPLSSKLSPGSGVGFKQVLVAEDETEILAASNKGYGFKTQAKQLDTSAKAGKAFLNLSEGAEVMNLQPLEDATHVALLSSAGRLLIVDLAELPVLNKGKGNKLIQLEDGDQILSMTLLKLDEIIQVLAGQQQLKLKGDDLRKYIGKRGAKGQLLPRGYQKANKLLIQR; this comes from the coding sequence ATGACAAGCCTTGCGCATCATGCGACAGAAAACCGCTCCGTAGCAGAATTTACCGAACAAGCTTATCTGAATTACGCCATGTACGTGATTATGGATCGGGCACTCCCTCATATTAGCGATGGCCTGAAACCGGTACAGCGCCGGATTGTCTATGCCATGAGTGAGCTGGGCCTGAAATGGACCAGCAAACCGAAGAAATCGGCACGTACTGTTGGTGACGTATTGGGTAAATACCATCCGCATGGTGACTCGGCCTGCTATGAAGCCATGGTGCTGATGGCACAGCCCTTTAGTTATCGTTACCCGTTTATTGAGGGGCAGGGTAACTGGGGTTCACCGGATGATCCGAAGTCTTTCGCGGCGATGCGTTATACCGAAGCCAAGCTTTCCCAGTACAGCGAACTGTTGCTGTCTGAACTGGGTCAGGGCACCTGTGAATGGCAGGACAACTTTGATGGTTCGATGAAAGAACCGGTGAATTTGCCAGCCCGTGTACCGAACATCTTGCTGAATGGCACCACTGGTATTGCTGTCGGTATGGCCACAGACATTCCACCGCATAACCTGCGTGAAGTGGTCAAAGGGACGATTGCGCTAATTCGTAATCCGAACCTGACCGATGAAAAAATCGCAGAATATATTCCTGCGCCAGACTTGCCGACCAAAGCCGAAATTATCACCCCGCCTGCTGAACTGTTAAAAATTCAGACCACAGGTCGTGGCAGTTATCGCATGCGTGCGGTCTATAGCGTCGATAAAAACGAAATTATCATCACCGAACTGCCATATCAGGTCTCAGGCTCCAAAATCATCACTCAGATTGCCGATCAGATGCAGGCCAAAAAACTGCCTTTGGTCAGTGATGTACGGGATGAGTCAGATCATGTCAATCCCACCCGTTTAGTCATTGTTCTGCGTTCGAATCGTATTGATGCCGAATCGGTGATGAGTCACTTGTTTGCCACCACCGATCTGGAATCCAGTTATCGTGTCAATATGAACATGATTGGTGCCGATGGCCGTCCACAGGTGAAATCAATTCGTCGTATTTTGCTGGAATGGATTGAAATCCGTAAAACCACGGTAACACGCCGTCTGCAATATCATCTGAACAAGATCGAAAAACGCCTGCATATTCTTGGTGGTCTGATCATTGCTTATCTAAATATTGACGAAGTGATTCAGATTATTCGTGAAGAAGATCAGCCCAAGCCGGTACTGATGCAGCGTTTTAATATTGACGAGATTCAGGCCGAAGCGATTCTGGAACTGAAATTGCGTCATTTGGCCAAGCTTGAAGAAATGGAAATGCGCCGCGAACAGGAAGAGCTGGAAGCGAAAGCTGCAGTAATTCGTGAACAACTGGCCAATCCGGAATCTTTAAAAAGCCTGATTATTTCTGAACTGAAAGACGATGCCAAGAAATTTGGTGATGATCGCCGTTCGTCAATCGTACAGCGTGCCGAAGCTGCTGCAATCAATGAAACTGAAATGTTGCCGGCCGATCCGGTGACGGTGGTGTTATCAGAAGCTGGCTGGATTCGCTGTGCCAAAGGCCATGAAGTTGATGCAGAAAATCTGAATTTCCGTGCTGGTGATCAGTATTTGAGTCATGCACAGGGCAAATCCAATCAACGCGTTTATGTATTAGATGACACTGGCCGTAGCTATGCCTTGGCCATCAATACGCTACCATCTGCGCGTGGTCTCGGCGAACCGCTCAGTTCAAAACTGTCTCCAGGCAGCGGGGTCGGTTTTAAACAGGTTCTGGTGGCAGAGGATGAAACTGAAATTCTAGCAGCAAGCAACAAAGGCTATGGCTTTAAAACCCAGGCCAAGCAGCTGGATACCAGTGCCAAAGCCGGAAAAGCTTTCCTGAATTTATCTGAAGGGGCAGAGGTCATGAACCTGCAGCCGCTCGAAGATGCTACACATGTTGCACTGCTCAGTTCAGCAGGACGTCTGTTGATTGTCGATTTAGCAGAATTACCTGTATTGAACAAAGGTAAAGGAAATAAATTGATACAACTTGAAGATGGTGATCAAATTTTGTCCATGACACTATTGAAGCTTGATGAAATAATTCAAGTGCTTGCAGGACAACAGCAGTTAAAATTAAAAGGGGATGATTTGCGCAAATATATCGGCAAGCGCGGTGCAAAAGGACAGCTTTTACCACGCGGATATCAAAAAGCAAATAAACTGTTGATTCAAAGATAA